Below is a window of Deinococcota bacterium DNA.
CTGCTGCTGGGCTTTCTCGGCCTCGCGGCGGCCCAAGAGGAGGCGGACGAAGCGCCGGAGGCACAGGTCAACACCGTCGAGGGGGCGGACAAGCTCCGCGGCGACTCCGAGGCCGTCACCTTCGTGCGCGGGTTTTTCGAGCAGGCCAAGCCGGTCGGGGTGATCTGCCACGGTCCCTGGACGCTGGTCGAGGCGGACGTGATCCGCGGACGGCGGCTGACCTCGTTTCCGACCCTGCAGACCGACATCCGCAACGCGGGCGGCGAGTGGGTGGACGAGGAGGTGGTTACCGACCAGGGGCTGGTCACCAGCCGCAAGCCGGACGACCTGCCCGCTTTTTGCGCCAAGATCGTCGAAGAGTTCGCCGAAGGCAAGCACGAGCAGCAGGCGCGGAGCGTCTGAGAGCGCGTGACTAGATAATCATAAGAGACCGTAGACGCTAAGAGATGAGATATGAAAAGGAGACAAGACATGGCTGACGTCAAGGTAGGACTGCTGGTTCGACTGGAGGCGAAGCCCGGACGAGAGGCGGATGTCGAGCGCTTCCT
It encodes the following:
- a CDS encoding DJ-1/PfpI family protein, with product MKRVTINRVIVFTLMLLLGFLGLAAAQEEADEAPEAQVNTVEGADKLRGDSEAVTFVRGFFEQAKPVGVICHGPWTLVEADVIRGRRLTSFPTLQTDIRNAGGEWVDEEVVTDQGLVTSRKPDDLPAFCAKIVEEFAEGKHEQQARSV